A single region of the Bacillus sp. DX3.1 genome encodes:
- a CDS encoding IS6 family transposase: MAKEHVFKWKHYQPDVILLTVRWYLRYNLSFRDLVEMMEERGLSIAHTTIMRWVHQYGPELDKRVRRHLKKTNDSWRVDETYIKVKGKWMYLYRAVDSEGNTIDFYLSKTRNHKAAKRFFKKALQSFHVSQPRVITIDKNPAYPIAIEELKNEKKMPVGIQIRRVKYLNNIVEQDHRFIKKRVRSMLGFKSFRTATYILSGIEAMHMMKKKQLHQGVKSAQNQKDFIDKLFGIAS; this comes from the coding sequence ATGGCAAAGGAACATGTATTCAAGTGGAAACATTATCAGCCTGATGTTATCTTATTAACGGTAAGATGGTACCTACGGTACAACCTCAGTTTTCGTGATTTAGTCGAAATGATGGAGGAACGGGGCTTATCCATTGCTCATACAACGATTATGCGTTGGGTTCACCAATATGGTCCTGAGTTAGATAAGAGAGTTCGTCGTCATCTTAAGAAAACGAATGATTCTTGGCGAGTAGACGAGACGTATATTAAGGTCAAAGGAAAGTGGATGTATTTATATCGTGCAGTTGATTCAGAAGGAAACACCATTGATTTCTACCTAAGCAAAACAAGAAATCACAAGGCTGCAAAGCGTTTCTTCAAGAAAGCTTTGCAGTCTTTTCATGTTTCACAGCCTCGTGTGATAACCATCGATAAGAATCCCGCCTATCCTATAGCAATTGAAGAGTTGAAGAATGAAAAAAAGATGCCTGTAGGCATCCAAATAAGGCGAGTGAAATATCTCAATAACATCGTGGAACAAGATCATCGATTTATTAAAAAGCGAGTGCGTTCGATGTTAGGATTCAAGTCATTTCGTACAGCCACTTACATACTGAGTGGCATAGAAGCGATGCATATGATGAAAAAGAAGCAACTTCATCAAGGGGTAAAGTCTGCCCAAAATCAAAAAGATTTCATTGATAAATTGTTTGGTATCGCATCATAA